In Candidatus Hydrogenedentota bacterium, the genomic stretch CAGCGGACGGTGTCGGGGATGAGGAGGGGGCCGTCGATGAGGGGCACGTTGCTGGACGCCAGGTCGGCGAGGGCGGTGTCGAGGTCGTCCACGCCGAGGGCCACGTGGGGGCAGTAGGGCTTTTCCACGGGGCGCGGCGTGTACGGGAGGGGCTGGCCGCTGGCGTCGATGCGGGCGAGCAGTTCGAGGTTGCCGCCTTCGAGTTCGAGGTAGGCGAACACTTCGCCGTGATCGCGGTCCTCCTTCTTGAAGAGGAAGGGCAGATCGAGGACGTCGCGGTAAAATGCGATCGCGCGGTCGATATCGCTGACCTGGAGCGCGACATGGTCGAGGCGGGGCATATTTCTTCTCCTTGGCGACACCTCAGGCGTCTGAGGTGCTCACCCTCGGTATTGGCTTTGGATCTTCGGACACCGTCATCCTCGCGAACGCGGGGATCCAGCGACGCGAACGCACAAACCTCCGAACTCCACTGGATTCCCGCTTTCGCGGGAATGACGCTGTAGGGCGTTAGCACAAAATTGTAGGAAATGCGCTCACCTTTCACGTTAAACCGACAGCCCCATTCGCGGGAATGACGAATGCTCGCAGCGCATAAGGGTATCACGGCCCTACGAATGCATTGCGTCAAACGGCCGAAGTGTTCCTCTCCTTCTTGTTTCTCTGATCGCGAGGCGCCGCCTTACCTGGCGCGGCCCGCTAAACCCCGGGGAGCCACTCTTCGAGGAGATAGCGGCAGTTGATCACCTTCTCCACGAGATCGGCGGGGATGTAGAAGTAGTGGTTCGAGGCCTCGAAGCCGAGGCGGGAATCGATGGATTGAAGGGCGTGCATCTGTTCCGCGCTTTCGATTTCGGCGCGAAGCAGGCGCTCAAGCTCCTGTTTCAATGCGGCTTTCGCATCACCCTCGGCGGTTGACAGGGCGTCCCGCGCCACGATGAAGGCGGCCTGATCCGCCACGCT encodes the following:
- a CDS encoding VOC family protein is translated as MPRLDHVALQVSDIDRAIAFYRDVLDLPFLFKKEDRDHGEVFAYLELEGGNLELLARIDASGQPLPYTPRPVEKPYCPHVALGVDDLDTALADLASSNVPLIDGPLLIPDTVRWLYFSDPDGNIIEYVQWLNKQN